TCTTGATATGCAATTTTGATTGATCTATTGCTCGTCTTCTTATTAACTATGATTTTGGGGGATACTGAATTACTGATCATAGCTGTACTCATGAGTTTTTGTTCATGTTGTTACTTTGCAACTGCAGCACTGTCATTTCTATGATGAAGCAGCTGGATGAGTTGAAAGAAATGATTAACTTGATGATTCTTGATAGTTATGGGTTGGGAGAGAATTCAACTTCGACTTTGCAGTCTAAGACACTGCTACGGATAATGAAATACCGGGCACCTCCTTCGAAGGACTACACTACGGCGCTCCCGGCTCACACTGACAAGGGGTTGGGCACAATTCTTTGTGATGATCAAGTTTCAGGTCTTGAAGTTGAAACAAAGGATGGCCAATGGGTCAAGTTGTCTCTATCTCCTCGTTCCTTGGTCTTTTTTGTTGCAGATTCGCTCATGGTATAGACTTTTGCAACTAAAATAAACATAACCTAAACACATATGACTACATTTAGATTCATTTATACACAGCAAAATAAGTTATATACACATGTGCAACTTATTTACCAAATAAGAAAGAAAAAGACCTATGCAATAACCTGGTGACAATTTTATAGGCTATGTTTTGCAGGCATGGATATATATAGGTTATATGTAGGTTAACAAACTTGTGATGACTTGCAGGCATGGAGCAATGGAAGAATGCATTCTGTGAAGCATCGAGTGATGATGCGTGGAGAAAAAGAACGATATTCTTTAGGAATATTTGCAGTTCCATTTGAGGGTGCCATCATTAAGGCACAAAAGGAGCTAGTAGATGAAGAACACCCCCAAATTCTTAACGATTTTGATTATACAGAGTTTAGCAAGTTCTTTGCTTCGGAAAAAGGAAGGCTCGTTGCCCCAGAAAAGCAAGTTTTCGTATATGCTGGAATTAGCACTTGATATGTTAGTTCCCGAAAAGCTTACAAATTTGTATCCGCAGTCTGCAAATCTTATGAAGGATATTGGAAAATAAAGGTTGTTGTCTGTATAACTTTGGCATTGTAATTACCTCTATAGTATACTATATGTTGGACCTTTTTTTTCCAACTAGTAAAAGAATTGGAAGTGGAATAGTAGCTGTCATAGTGGTTTAATCCTCTCAACTTCTTTGAGATGATATATGTTGTGTCATCAAAGCTTAGTTTGGCAGTCTAAAGGGTTCAACTCCTTTTCTGTAGGGATGGGCTCATGGGCATTTAACCGAATGTGTGCAAAAAACTGACCGAACCGAACCGAAAAACCGGATTGGATAACCGAACCAAAACATTTGGATCAAAACAAGTAGTGAACCGAATTGAACCGGTTTAAATCGGATTGGATCCGGTTCAAACACTTAAACAAACCGAAAATAACCGAACCGGCCCGAATTATAAAATGTGTAAATATATATAATTTATATACCTGAAACACTATTATTATTAGTTGATTCTATCTCTACTGACGGTGTACTCTCCCACACTTAATCTCTTCGTATAAAAGACAATTTCTCATTCAACTCATTTTTTGAAAAAATCTGTTAGTGTAGAAAAGATTGGGGGAGCATTGGATTGTTTGTTGTACTTTGCGTTTATATTTTTCCTTATAAAAAAAATATGTTACTCAGGTTAAAAACTTGGAGTTCAACTTTACAGTGAGATAGTAGATGAGCCAAAAGTTTTTCAAATATGGACCAAAACCGAAACCGACCCGAATCGATCCGAAAATTCAGACAGGCCGAATATTCAGGTCAAAGGTTTTAAAATCCGGATGTGGTTGGAAAAATCCTTAAACCAAATAATTCGGATTGGTTTTGGTTTCGTCCTAAAACCGACCCGAACCGAAGATGCCCGGCCCTACTTTTCTGTGCAAATCTTTGTTGAATGATTTGTTCCAAATTTGATGCTCTGGTTGCTTTTGCTGACTAAAACTAGGGTAATAGAAGACAACCATTAAAGAAATATGTAACCAAGAAAAGGTAGAGACTTGAATCTAATGATAACAGATCAATGAGCTTTGCTGGTTTTCATCTGATATACATTTGGCCAATGGAATCTTGCCTTTTTTTGTTAAGTTAAATACTATTTTAGCTTTTGCTGATGATCGGAAGTTTATTTATAAACTTGGTGATTGCTTACTGTGAGACTTGAAGCTGATGGTGGTAAAGGATGAGGCTTGCTGGGTTTCATCTGATACTTTACTTGTTTTGTAGCAGGCTTTTGGTGTTACAGTTATGTCCATTGGCCAAGAGATAATCATGCCATTCTTGTCAAATTCACCAGTGACATACAAATATGGAGTTGTAATTTTCATTCCAAAAATGAAGTCTACATCTTAGTACTTTAACCATTTGGATGACTCCAATTGAGTAATATGCCAATTCCAGCAATTTGGATGTTAGCTTATGTCAAAGCTCTACTTAGCCGGACAGATTTACAGTTTTCCACTCAATATGGCATTAGATATATGGTTTTATAGGCATCACATTATTTAAGTTGTTCTTGCCTTCTTGGTTAGTTGTCATATATAGAAGTTGATACGCATACTCCTAAGCTTTCCTTATCAAGTTGAAAACTTGAAGTTGGGTGTTGGTTTTATATCAGACCCTCTCAAAGACTCAAACATAAAGAAATCTAGGACAAATAGTGACAATGGGTTCTGACAGTCAATACACAGATTCCTGCCAATATCAAGTGAACCAAAAAACAGGAGAGTGGTACGTTAGTTAGATTGGCTAGCTTGTAAACAATATGGTTGTTTCGTCACTAATATCTATTGTAAATTGCAAAGGCAGGGAGCTGCTGCTCCTTTATTTAGCCTCCTGCCCAAAAAAGATGACTAGTGATGTTGATGTAATAGTTGAACACTTTAACATTCTATTATATAATTTCTTGTAGACTGTAATTCTTGGATTTTCTGAACAGCATGAAGAATAATTAATATTATCTCCTGTGCTATTAAGAACTGTGCTACTAAACAAAACCCTCTCAAAGACTCACACAAAGAAGCAATTCATCAGAAACACAGTAAAAGGAAAAAGTGGACTATTTAGTAGAAAATGAGTTCTGAGTGTCAATACCAGATTCCTACCATAGATTTCTCAATCCATTCATTGGAAGTAGACCGAGGAACCAAAGAGTGGTACAGTTTGTGCGAGAGAGTTAGAGAGGCTTGTGAAAACAATGGTTTCTTTGAAGTAGTGTATGACAAGATACCTCTGCAGTTACGAGCAGAGACCTTCTCTATGATGAGGCAAGTCTTCGGCCTTC
The window above is part of the Fragaria vesca subsp. vesca linkage group LG2, FraVesHawaii_1.0, whole genome shotgun sequence genome. Proteins encoded here:
- the LOC101298769 gene encoding 1-aminocyclopropane-1-carboxylate oxidase 1-like, translated to MGSDSQYQIPAIAFTINSREVDRGTDEWYHLCKMVREACENYGCFEILYDKIPSQLRAETFSVSRQLFSLPLEKKKKNLNPKPYQGYLAPSDTAPLYESFGLEEASNYESLRSLTEELSPNGHDQFCTVISMMKQLDELKEMINLMILDSYGLGENSTSTLQSKTLLRIMKYRAPPSKDYTTALPAHTDKGLGTILCDDQVSGLEVETKDGQWVKLSLSPRSLVFFVADSLMAWSNGRMHSVKHRVMMRGEKERYSLGIFAVPFEGAIIKAQKELVDEEHPQILNDFDYTEFSKFFASEKGRLVAPEKQVFVYAGIST